In the genome of Desulfuromonas sp. DDH964, one region contains:
- the atpD gene encoding F0F1 ATP synthase subunit beta, whose protein sequence is MTSDVSIPTSGHEGRAEHPGPAGTPANSGVVVAVRGSVVDIRFADHLPPIYSVLRAGENGRIVIEVLAQRDAHCVRGIALTPTQGLARGMAVTDTGGPLLAPVGKGILSRMFDVFGNAIDRLPAPADIQWRTVHRAPPTLAQRSTRTEIFETGIKVIDVLMPLERGGKAGLFGGAGVGKTVLLTEMIHNMIGRQEGVSIFCGIGERCREGEELYRAMQDAGVLSNMVMLFGQMNEPPGSRFRVGHAALTMAEYFRDDEHRDVLLLIDNIFRFIQAGAEVSGMLGQMPSRLGYQPTMGTELASLEERIANTENGAITSIQAVYVPADDFTDPAAVHTFSHLSASIVLSRKRASEGLYPAIDPLQSSSKMATPGNIGERHYRLAQQIRRTLAQYAELKDIIAMLGLEQLSPQDRQVVARARRLERFLTQPFFTTEKFTGLKGRLVSLEEALTGCEQILGDEFKDYPESALYMIGTIDEAKSGGKAVPAATSGNATTVAAPTRAAKPQPERRDGP, encoded by the coding sequence ATGACATCTGACGTTTCGATACCCACTTCTGGGCACGAGGGCCGGGCGGAGCACCCCGGGCCCGCCGGCACGCCGGCCAACTCCGGCGTGGTGGTTGCGGTGCGCGGCAGCGTGGTGGATATCCGATTCGCTGACCATCTGCCGCCGATCTATTCGGTGCTGCGCGCTGGCGAAAACGGGCGGATCGTTATCGAAGTGCTGGCCCAACGCGACGCGCACTGCGTGCGCGGAATTGCCTTGACCCCCACCCAGGGCCTCGCGCGCGGCATGGCGGTGACAGATACGGGCGGCCCCCTGCTGGCACCGGTCGGCAAGGGAATTCTTTCGCGCATGTTCGATGTGTTCGGCAACGCCATCGACCGCCTGCCGGCGCCGGCCGATATTCAGTGGCGCACCGTCCATCGCGCGCCACCGACGCTGGCGCAACGGTCCACCCGGACCGAGATCTTCGAGACCGGGATCAAGGTGATCGATGTACTGATGCCCCTGGAGCGCGGCGGCAAGGCGGGTCTGTTCGGCGGCGCCGGTGTAGGCAAGACGGTGTTGCTCACCGAGATGATCCATAACATGATTGGCCGCCAGGAGGGGGTCAGCATTTTTTGTGGTATCGGCGAGCGCTGTCGCGAAGGAGAGGAACTGTACCGGGCGATGCAGGACGCCGGGGTACTGTCGAACATGGTGATGCTCTTCGGGCAGATGAACGAGCCGCCGGGTAGCCGGTTCCGGGTCGGACATGCGGCGCTGACCATGGCCGAATACTTTCGGGATGACGAGCATCGCGACGTTCTGCTCTTGATCGACAATATTTTCCGCTTCATCCAGGCCGGTGCGGAAGTCTCGGGCATGCTGGGGCAGATGCCGTCGCGGCTGGGCTATCAGCCGACCATGGGCACCGAACTGGCGTCCCTGGAGGAGCGCATCGCCAATACCGAGAACGGCGCCATCACCTCCATCCAGGCGGTCTATGTCCCGGCGGATGATTTTACCGATCCGGCGGCGGTGCACACCTTTTCACATCTCTCTGCGTCGATCGTCCTTTCCCGCAAGCGGGCGAGCGAAGGGTTGTACCCGGCCATCGACCCGCTCCAGTCGAGTTCCAAGATGGCGACTCCCGGCAATATCGGGGAGCGCCACTACCGGCTCGCCCAGCAGATCCGGCGAACGCTGGCCCAATACGCGGAACTCAAGGATATCATCGCCATGCTCGGCCTGGAGCAGCTTTCCCCCCAGGACCGCCAGGTGGTGGCCCGCGCCCGCCGACTGGAGCGCTTTCTCACCCAACCCTTTTTCACCACCGAAAAGTTCACCGGTCTCAAGGGGAGGCTCGTCAGCCTGGAAGAGGCGCTCACCGGTTGTGAACAGATCCTCGGCGATGAGTTCAAGGACTATCCCGAGAGCGCCCTCTACATGATCGGAACGATTGACGAAGCGAAATCGGGCGGGAAAGCGGTCCCCGCTGCAACCAGCGGGAATGCCACAACCGTGGCTGCCCCGACCCGCGCGGCAAAACCGCAACCGGAGCGCAGAGATGGACCTTGA
- a CDS encoding F0F1 ATP synthase subunit epsilon, whose protein sequence is MDLELMQLKVLLPFRIFVEKSGVTRMVAETREGSFGLLPRRRDCVAALAPGILIFETAAEGEIFLAVDEGVLVKTGREVLVSVRNAVVGTDLGQLHAVVEREFRNLDQREQSVRSVMAKMESGFIRRLAEFQHD, encoded by the coding sequence ATGGACCTTGAACTCATGCAGCTCAAGGTCCTGCTCCCTTTCCGGATTTTCGTCGAAAAGAGCGGCGTGACGCGGATGGTTGCGGAGACCCGCGAGGGGTCCTTTGGCCTGCTGCCCCGCCGGCGCGACTGCGTCGCTGCCCTGGCGCCGGGAATCCTGATCTTCGAAACCGCCGCCGAAGGGGAGATCTTCCTGGCCGTGGATGAGGGGGTGCTGGTCAAAACCGGCCGGGAAGTGCTCGTTTCGGTGCGCAACGCCGTGGTGGGAACCGACCTCGGGCAGTTGCACGCGGTGGTGGAACGGGAGTTTCGCAACCTGGACCAACGGGAGCAGAGCGTACGTTCGGTAATGGCGAAAATGGAGAGCGGGTTCATCCGCCGCCTGGCGGAGTTCCAGCATGACTGA
- a CDS encoding AtpZ/AtpI family protein, with protein sequence MTETPAKQKSKDRAGFSQEVGKKAARKLKARNQGTPGIWFGLGMMGLIGWSVAIPTLLGAALGLWLDKQHAGGHSWTLALLVGGLTLGCFNAWHWLAKEERAMREEQEDDDN encoded by the coding sequence ATGACTGAAACTCCGGCAAAGCAGAAATCGAAGGACCGGGCCGGATTCAGCCAGGAAGTCGGCAAAAAGGCGGCCCGTAAACTTAAGGCCCGGAATCAGGGCACCCCGGGGATCTGGTTCGGACTTGGCATGATGGGGCTGATCGGCTGGTCGGTGGCGATTCCGACCCTGCTCGGTGCGGCGCTCGGTCTCTGGTTGGATAAACAGCATGCGGGCGGGCATTCCTGGACCCTGGCCTTGCTGGTGGGCGGCCTGACTCTCGGCTGTTTCAACGCCTGGCATTGGCTGGCCAAAGAAGAGCGGGCCATGCGGGAGGAGCAGGAGGACGATGACAACTGA
- a CDS encoding ATP synthase subunit I translates to MTTETLLLVLVLVAGIALGGLFFGGLWWTVQKGVSSDRPWLWFCVSLILRSGLVLIGFYLVAAGDWQRLLLSLLGFILARLIVTRLTGRGEKSPCLTKGAQHAPES, encoded by the coding sequence ATGACAACTGAAACGCTGCTTCTGGTACTGGTATTGGTAGCAGGCATTGCTCTGGGTGGACTGTTTTTCGGCGGCCTCTGGTGGACAGTGCAGAAAGGGGTGTCCTCCGACCGGCCGTGGCTCTGGTTCTGTGTCAGTCTGATCCTGCGCAGCGGGCTGGTGCTGATCGGCTTCTACCTGGTAGCCGCCGGGGATTGGCAGCGCCTGCTGCTCTCTCTGCTCGGTTTCATCCTGGCGCGCCTGATCGTGACCCGTCTCACCGGCAGGGGTGAAAAGTCTCCTTGTCTGACAAAGGGAGCCCAGCATGCGCCTGAGTCCTGA
- a CDS encoding F0F1 ATP synthase subunit A codes for MRLSPDEIIFWQQGFFKLNATILFTWALMLVLGIGSALVTRRLATGLERSRWQNLLEIVVTGIEKQIGEVGLSQPRKYLAFIGTLFLYIAAANLCTVFPGFEPPTGSLSTTAALALSVFIAVPLFGIEEQGVAHYTRSYLEPTVIMLPFNLISEISRTLALAIRLFGNMMSGTMIIAILLTITPFIFPILMTLLGLLTGMVQAYIFSILATVYIAAATRVQKEGTPPGESLEA; via the coding sequence ATGCGCCTGAGTCCTGACGAGATTATTTTCTGGCAACAGGGGTTTTTCAAGCTCAATGCCACCATTCTCTTCACCTGGGCGTTGATGCTGGTGCTGGGCATCGGTTCTGCCCTCGTCACTCGCCGGCTTGCTACCGGACTGGAACGGTCCCGCTGGCAGAACCTGCTGGAAATCGTCGTCACCGGCATCGAGAAGCAGATCGGGGAAGTCGGCCTGAGTCAACCGCGGAAATATCTCGCCTTCATCGGTACGCTCTTTTTGTATATCGCCGCCGCCAACCTCTGCACTGTCTTCCCCGGTTTTGAGCCACCGACGGGATCGCTTTCGACCACGGCGGCCCTGGCCCTGTCTGTTTTCATCGCCGTACCACTGTTCGGCATTGAAGAGCAGGGAGTGGCCCACTATACCCGGTCGTACCTGGAACCGACGGTGATCATGCTGCCGTTCAACCTCATCAGCGAGATCTCCCGCACCCTGGCGCTGGCCATCCGCCTGTTCGGCAACATGATGAGCGGAACGATGATCATCGCGATCCTGCTGACGATTACCCCCTTCATCTTCCCGATCCTCATGACCCTGCTCGGCCTGCTCACCGGCATGGTGCAGGCTTACATTTTCAGCATCCTGGCCACGGTCTACATTGCCGCCGCAACCCGGGTCCAAAAAGAGGGAACTCCCCCAGGAGAGAGCCTTGAAGCCTGA
- a CDS encoding F0F1 ATP synthase subunit C, with product MDSLTWIAMISIFTAGATTSFGCLGPALAEGKSVSTALNSLAQQPDASATITRTLFVGLAMIESTAIYCFVVSMILIFANPFWNHAITQAPGK from the coding sequence ATGGACAGCCTGACCTGGATCGCGATGATCTCCATTTTCACCGCCGGAGCCACCACCAGTTTCGGCTGCCTGGGACCGGCGCTGGCGGAAGGGAAGTCGGTTTCCACCGCGTTGAACTCCCTGGCCCAGCAGCCTGACGCCTCCGCGACCATCACCCGCACCCTCTTCGTCGGCCTGGCGATGATCGAATCGACGGCCATTTACTGTTTCGTGGTCTCGATGATCCTGATCTTCGCCAACCCGTTCTGGAACCACGCTATCACCCAGGCCCCGGGAAAGTAA
- a CDS encoding F0F1 ATP synthase subunit B family protein, whose protein sequence is MLIDWFTVGAQVLNFLLLVWLLKRFLYQPILHALDAREKRIAAELANADRQQAEARREREEYQQKIEEFAQQRTALLNQEIAAAKVEGRRLLDAARQAADDLSAKRLEALRSELHSVQQDLQRRVQREVFAIARKALGELAATSLEERLAGVLLARLRELDDEARSAFSTALGNASSAMLIRSAFDLPTAQRAALQTALNETFAAAIEVRFETAPELISGIELSVNGQKVAWSIAEYLTFLEKEVEKLIDVPKLTAALAKPAAEKAIGTGGQSDGS, encoded by the coding sequence ATGTTGATCGATTGGTTTACGGTCGGCGCGCAGGTGCTCAATTTTCTCCTTCTGGTCTGGTTGCTGAAACGCTTCCTTTACCAGCCGATTCTCCATGCCCTCGACGCGCGGGAAAAGCGGATTGCCGCCGAGCTTGCCAACGCCGACCGGCAGCAGGCCGAGGCCCGGCGGGAACGTGAAGAGTACCAGCAAAAAATCGAAGAGTTCGCCCAACAGCGCACCGCGCTCTTGAACCAGGAGATAGCGGCGGCGAAAGTCGAAGGGCGGCGGCTGCTCGACGCTGCGCGGCAGGCGGCCGACGATTTGAGCGCCAAGCGCCTGGAAGCGCTGAGAAGCGAGCTTCATAGCGTGCAGCAGGACCTCCAGCGCAGGGTGCAGCGGGAAGTTTTTGCCATCGCGCGCAAGGCGCTGGGCGAACTGGCTGCGACCAGTCTGGAAGAACGTCTGGCCGGGGTGTTGCTGGCTCGCTTGCGCGAACTGGACGACGAGGCGCGAAGCGCCTTCTCCACCGCCCTTGGCAATGCCTCGTCTGCCATGCTGATTCGCAGCGCCTTTGACCTGCCGACGGCACAGCGGGCGGCACTGCAAACGGCGCTTAACGAAACCTTCGCGGCAGCAATCGAGGTTCGGTTCGAGACCGCGCCCGAATTGATCAGCGGCATTGAGCTCAGCGTTAATGGGCAGAAAGTGGCCTGGAGCATCGCCGAATATCTGACCTTCCTGGAAAAAGAGGTCGAAAAACTGATCGACGTGCCGAAGCTGACGGCAGCCCTGGCCAAGCCTGCCGCTGAAAAAGCTATTGGGACAGGGGGCCAAAGCGATGGATCCTGA
- a CDS encoding alternate F1F0 ATPase, F1 subunit alpha — protein sequence MDPEPLQDLLDTTFSRIRQGREAFTPQLTPREVGTIASVTTGIAKVVGLPGVGFDELVIFPGDLLGIAFNLDPEEIGVVLLGDYWHLQAGAEVRRTGRVMDVAVGTELLGRVIDPLGRPLDGKGPLARDQRLPVERPAAAIMDRAPVQTPLQTGLKVIDALIPIGRGQRELILGDRQTGKTAIAIDTILNQRSQDVLCVYCAIGQRASAVAKTVASLRDQGALDYCVVVVTEGNDPPGLAYIAPYAATSIAEAFMEAGRDVLIVYDDLTHHARAYRELSLLLRRPPGREAFPGDIFYIHSRLLERATHLSPNLGGGSLTALPIIETDAQDISAYIPTNLISITDGQIYLSPSLFELGVLPAIDVGKSVSRVGGAAQHAAYRGVAGDLKLAYAQFEELETFSRFGARLDEHTRQVIAHGRRIRACLKQPEFSPVPVPAQIAVLLALTAKLFEPVPLEVMPEAEMAVREAAAKLPPAVTERLVTADQLSSEDRETILQIARTALAPFQAEPDTGESTERDPATPPPAAPP from the coding sequence ATGGATCCTGAACCGCTCCAGGACCTTCTTGACACCACCTTTTCCAGGATTCGCCAGGGACGGGAAGCGTTCACCCCGCAACTGACACCGCGGGAGGTAGGCACGATTGCCAGTGTCACCACCGGCATCGCCAAGGTAGTGGGCCTGCCTGGCGTCGGATTTGACGAATTGGTGATCTTCCCCGGCGACCTTCTCGGCATTGCCTTCAACCTGGACCCGGAGGAAATCGGCGTGGTGCTGCTGGGCGACTACTGGCATCTCCAGGCCGGCGCGGAAGTTCGGCGCACCGGCCGGGTCATGGACGTCGCCGTCGGCACGGAACTGCTTGGTCGTGTCATCGATCCCCTCGGCCGCCCCCTCGATGGCAAGGGACCGCTGGCCAGGGACCAACGCCTGCCCGTCGAGCGCCCGGCCGCCGCCATCATGGATCGCGCGCCGGTGCAAACACCCCTGCAGACTGGCCTCAAGGTTATCGATGCCCTCATTCCCATCGGCCGCGGGCAGCGCGAGTTGATCCTCGGCGATCGCCAGACCGGGAAGACCGCCATTGCCATCGACACGATTCTCAATCAGCGCAGCCAGGACGTCCTGTGCGTCTATTGTGCCATCGGCCAGCGCGCCTCCGCCGTGGCCAAGACCGTGGCCAGCTTGCGCGACCAGGGCGCGCTCGACTACTGCGTGGTCGTGGTGACCGAGGGGAACGACCCGCCGGGCCTCGCCTACATTGCCCCCTACGCGGCAACCAGCATCGCCGAGGCGTTCATGGAAGCGGGCCGGGATGTCCTGATTGTCTATGACGATCTCACCCATCATGCCCGCGCCTATCGCGAACTCTCCCTGTTACTGCGGCGTCCCCCGGGACGCGAGGCCTTTCCCGGGGACATCTTTTATATCCACTCGCGGCTGCTGGAACGGGCGACCCATCTGAGCCCGAACCTCGGCGGCGGCTCGCTGACCGCGCTGCCGATTATCGAAACCGACGCCCAGGATATTTCTGCCTATATCCCGACCAACCTGATTTCCATCACCGATGGCCAGATCTACCTCTCGCCCTCCCTGTTTGAGCTGGGTGTGCTCCCCGCGATCGACGTCGGCAAATCGGTGTCGCGGGTTGGCGGTGCCGCGCAGCACGCCGCCTACCGGGGCGTGGCAGGCGATCTCAAGCTCGCCTATGCGCAGTTCGAGGAGCTCGAAACCTTTTCCCGCTTCGGCGCCCGACTGGATGAGCATACCCGTCAGGTCATCGCTCACGGCCGCCGCATCCGCGCCTGCCTGAAACAGCCGGAATTTTCTCCGGTCCCGGTCCCGGCGCAAATCGCCGTGCTGCTGGCATTGACTGCGAAGCTGTTCGAACCGGTGCCCCTTGAGGTCATGCCGGAGGCCGAAATGGCCGTGCGCGAAGCTGCGGCCAAACTCCCGCCAGCGGTGACCGAACGCCTGGTGACCGCCGATCAATTAAGTAGCGAGGATCGCGAAACGATTCTCCAGATCGCGCGCACCGCGCTGGCCCCCTTCCAGGCCGAACCCGATACCGGGGAATCAACGGAGCGTGACCCCGCCACGCCACCACCCGCGGCACCGCCATGA
- a CDS encoding F0F1 ATP synthase subunit gamma — MSETTVSLRRKIRGASELQAVVRTMKAVAASSIGQYENSVRALADYYRSVELGLGACFRENGAPSLFAEPQRTGVAGTIGAVVFGSDQGLVGQFNELVTDFAIETLAALTPPKIEVWAVGERVQARLADAGLPLAGIFAVPNSVKAITPLVGQLLLESETRHHTGGISELRLFYNRPTSGAIYTPVSQRLLPLDEAWCASVTERPWPPGSLPEVLGSHAATLQALIREYLFGSLFRACAESLASENASRLAAMQRAEKNIGELLEVLTQDFHRLRQSGIDAELFDVISGFETLGRE, encoded by the coding sequence ATGAGCGAAACCACCGTCAGTTTGCGGCGCAAGATCAGGGGTGCCAGTGAACTCCAGGCGGTGGTTCGCACCATGAAGGCCGTCGCCGCTTCGAGTATCGGTCAATACGAAAATTCGGTCCGTGCCCTGGCCGACTACTATCGCTCCGTGGAACTTGGACTGGGCGCCTGTTTTCGGGAAAATGGCGCACCCTCCTTGTTTGCAGAACCGCAGAGGACAGGAGTTGCCGGAACGATCGGCGCCGTGGTGTTCGGCTCGGATCAGGGGCTGGTGGGGCAATTCAATGAGCTGGTCACCGATTTTGCAATTGAAACCCTGGCGGCATTGACACCGCCTAAAATTGAAGTCTGGGCCGTCGGTGAACGGGTGCAGGCGCGACTGGCGGACGCGGGCCTGCCGCTGGCGGGAATCTTCGCGGTGCCCAACTCCGTCAAGGCGATCACGCCACTGGTCGGGCAGCTTCTCCTGGAGAGCGAGACCCGCCACCACACCGGGGGGATCAGCGAACTCCGGCTCTTTTACAACCGCCCTACCTCCGGAGCAATCTACACTCCCGTCAGCCAGCGCCTGCTGCCGTTGGACGAAGCCTGGTGCGCCAGCGTGACGGAACGTCCCTGGCCGCCGGGCAGCTTGCCCGAGGTGCTGGGGAGCCATGCGGCAACCTTGCAGGCGCTGATCCGGGAATATCTTTTTGGATCGCTGTTCCGGGCCTGTGCTGAATCCCTGGCAAGTGAAAACGCCAGTCGGCTGGCGGCCATGCAGCGCGCCGAAAAGAACATCGGCGAGTTGTTGGAGGTCCTGACGCAGGATTTCCATCGGTTGCGCCAGAGCGGCATTGATGCGGAACTATTCGACGTCATCTCCGGTTTCGAGACGCTGGGCCGGGAATGA
- the clsB gene encoding cardiolipin synthase ClsB: MLGSDLVAGNQVRLLQNGSDYFPAIETAINRAKHEIFLETYIYQDDATGQRIAAALQRAVRRGVKVHLLIDGYGSKELPRSLRDRLRADGVQLLVFRPRISPWTLRRERLRRMHRKLVVVDREIAFVGGINIIADGETAGDRPPRLDYAVTVEGPLVEVIRLSAQRLWATVSWSTLRQGTVRGGSPPEAPSTGGNMHAAFLVRDNFHHRRDIEAAYLHAIRQAQTEIILANAYFLPGRDFRQALIAAAGRGVRVILLLQGRFDHLLQHYASRALFGNFLAAGIEIYEYHQSFLHAKVAVIDGHWATVGSSNIDPFSLLLAREANLVVADTTFAATLAASLKQTLETDGLRVPPGHWQQQPAGHRFFGWLCYGLLRLMIGISGYVPENSRTSKKRKSGQER, encoded by the coding sequence GTGCTCGGCTCCGACCTGGTTGCCGGCAACCAGGTTCGGCTGCTGCAGAATGGGAGCGACTATTTCCCCGCCATCGAAACAGCGATCAATCGGGCGAAGCATGAGATTTTCCTGGAAACCTATATTTACCAGGACGATGCCACTGGACAGCGGATCGCCGCTGCACTGCAACGGGCGGTTCGACGCGGCGTAAAGGTACATCTCCTGATCGACGGTTACGGCTCCAAGGAGTTGCCGCGGAGCCTGCGGGACCGTCTGCGGGCCGACGGTGTGCAACTTCTCGTCTTCCGGCCCAGGATATCTCCCTGGACCTTGCGCCGCGAACGCCTGCGCCGCATGCATCGCAAGCTGGTAGTGGTGGATCGAGAGATTGCCTTTGTCGGCGGGATCAATATTATCGCCGACGGGGAAACGGCAGGAGACCGACCGCCGCGCCTTGATTACGCCGTCACGGTGGAAGGACCGCTGGTGGAGGTGATCCGTCTTTCCGCCCAGCGGCTGTGGGCAACCGTATCCTGGAGTACGCTACGCCAGGGGACGGTCCGTGGCGGGAGCCCGCCGGAGGCGCCCTCCACCGGGGGGAATATGCATGCGGCCTTTCTGGTCCGGGACAACTTCCATCACCGGCGGGACATTGAAGCGGCCTATCTGCATGCGATCAGACAGGCACAGACCGAGATCATCCTCGCCAATGCCTATTTTTTGCCGGGGAGGGATTTTCGGCAGGCGCTGATCGCCGCGGCCGGGCGCGGGGTACGGGTTATCCTGTTGCTGCAGGGGAGGTTCGACCATCTGCTCCAGCATTATGCCTCGCGGGCGCTGTTCGGCAATTTCCTCGCCGCGGGGATTGAAATATACGAGTACCACCAGAGCTTTCTCCACGCCAAGGTGGCGGTGATTGACGGCCATTGGGCGACGGTGGGGTCGTCTAATATCGATCCCTTCAGCCTGCTGCTGGCCCGGGAAGCGAATCTGGTCGTTGCCGACACAACCTTTGCCGCGACCCTGGCGGCAAGCCTGAAGCAGACCCTGGAGACGGATGGCCTGCGAGTCCCGCCGGGTCACTGGCAGCAACAACCCGCCGGGCACAGGTTTTTCGGTTGGCTCTGTTACGGTTTGCTGCGCCTGATGATCGGGATCAGCGGTTATGTTCCTGAAAACAGCCGGACCAGCAAGAAACGGAAATCGGGGCAGGAGCGATAA
- a CDS encoding HD domain-containing phosphohydrolase codes for MQQSLRNSELRYRRLFEAAQDGILIVDAKTGLIKDVNPYLVNLLGYSRDEFLAKKLWEVGAFRDLEANHASFLDLQKEKFVRYDDLPLKSKDGRLIQVEFVSNIYQVGAEMVIQCNIRDIRDRKATEVALQAKDDAHLSLRHNQQAHGLLIDKLPVGVLIRAADSRVILCNPEAAQLLGIPADQLVGKRVGELDLPFVRKDGTPLPLAEFPYNQVLASGRVLKNFILGIDRGSNGGFKCVLVNAYPEFDSNRQLREVVVILTDISEIKDAEEKIRQHVEHLTALVEIDRAINFSFDLNLSLATLLTHVIVQLGVDAADVLIANPVTQVLDYVAGCGFHTGHSEQTHQLLGTGYAGTAALERCIVDIPDLDKEQDSYLRNRRLAGEGFTSYHGVPLIAKGKVLGVLEVFHRSREVRNGEWLDFLQALASQAAIAIDNVTLFDKLHRSNSELLQAYDATIEGWARAMELRDNETQGHTLRVAELTVQLARLFGLSEEDLVQVRRGALLHDIGKMGIPDEILLKRDTLTAAQWRVMKKHPVFAYEMLLPIRFLRPALDIPYAHHEKWDGSGYPLGLQGEQIPLVARIFAVADVWDALRSDRSYRASWPEEKVRKHLQFLAGTHFDPHVVSVCLDSGRLVD; via the coding sequence ATGCAGCAATCGCTCCGCAACTCCGAGCTGCGCTACCGGCGCCTGTTCGAAGCGGCCCAGGACGGAATTCTGATCGTGGATGCCAAGACGGGGCTGATCAAGGATGTCAACCCCTACCTGGTTAACCTGCTGGGCTATTCCCGGGACGAGTTTCTGGCGAAAAAACTCTGGGAAGTCGGTGCCTTCAGGGATCTCGAAGCCAACCACGCATCGTTCCTCGATCTGCAAAAAGAGAAGTTTGTCCGCTACGACGACCTGCCGCTTAAGAGCAAGGACGGTCGGCTGATCCAGGTTGAATTCGTCAGCAACATTTACCAGGTGGGTGCGGAAATGGTCATCCAGTGCAATATCCGGGATATCCGCGACCGCAAGGCCACTGAAGTCGCCCTGCAGGCCAAGGACGACGCCCATCTCTCCCTGCGGCACAACCAGCAGGCGCATGGACTGTTGATCGACAAACTTCCGGTGGGAGTCCTGATCCGGGCTGCCGATTCCCGGGTGATCCTGTGCAATCCCGAAGCTGCCCAATTGCTGGGGATCCCTGCGGATCAGCTGGTCGGCAAAAGGGTTGGCGAGCTCGACCTCCCTTTTGTGCGCAAAGATGGAACACCCTTGCCGCTGGCCGAATTTCCCTACAACCAGGTGCTTGCCTCCGGGCGGGTATTGAAGAATTTTATTCTCGGGATTGATCGCGGCAGCAACGGGGGGTTCAAGTGTGTGCTGGTCAATGCCTATCCCGAATTCGACAGCAACCGGCAGCTGCGGGAAGTGGTGGTGATCCTGACCGATATCAGCGAGATCAAGGACGCCGAGGAAAAAATCCGCCAGCACGTTGAACACCTGACCGCCCTGGTGGAAATTGACCGCGCCATCAATTTCAGCTTCGACCTGAACCTCAGCCTGGCCACCCTGCTCACCCATGTCATTGTTCAGCTCGGCGTTGACGCTGCGGACGTCCTGATCGCAAACCCCGTGACCCAGGTCCTGGATTATGTCGCCGGGTGCGGGTTCCATACCGGGCATAGCGAACAGACGCACCAACTCCTGGGTACGGGGTATGCCGGCACGGCTGCTCTGGAACGCTGCATTGTGGACATCCCCGACCTGGACAAGGAGCAGGACAGCTACCTGCGCAATAGGCGGCTCGCCGGGGAGGGCTTCACCAGCTATCACGGTGTGCCGCTGATTGCCAAAGGGAAGGTCCTGGGGGTGCTCGAGGTCTTTCACCGCAGCCGGGAGGTCCGCAACGGCGAATGGCTCGACTTTCTCCAGGCCCTGGCCTCCCAGGCCGCCATCGCCATCGACAATGTCACCCTCTTCGATAAACTGCACCGCTCCAACAGCGAGCTCCTGCAAGCCTACGACGCCACCATCGAGGGATGGGCCCGGGCGATGGAGCTGCGCGACAACGAAACCCAGGGGCACACCCTGCGGGTCGCGGAACTGACGGTCCAGCTGGCCCGGCTCTTCGGGTTGAGCGAAGAGGATTTGGTCCAGGTTCGCCGGGGTGCGCTGCTCCATGACATCGGCAAAATGGGGATCCCCGATGAGATCCTGCTGAAACGGGACACCTTGACCGCGGCGCAATGGAGGGTGATGAAAAAGCACCCGGTCTTTGCCTATGAGATGCTCTTGCCGATCCGTTTTCTGCGCCCGGCCCTGGACATCCCCTATGCCCACCATGAGAAATGGGACGGCAGCGGTTACCCGCTCGGTTTGCAAGGGGAACAGATCCCACTGGTGGCCCGCATCTTCGCCGTTGCCGACGTCTGGGATGCGTTGCGCTCCGATCGCTCCTACCGCGCCTCCTGGCCCGAGGAAAAGGTGCGCAAGCATCTGCAATTCCTGGCTGGAACGCACTTCGACCCGCATGTGGTCAGCGTCTGTCTCGATTCGGGTCGGCTGGTGGATTAA